In Paenibacillus guangzhouensis, a single window of DNA contains:
- a CDS encoding CapA family protein, translating into MSNLNNHDKRRSRLALFFVLIAVILLLVSCQVPSQEVQPKPDASRQVDALPVPPAPTTEKTESSEDTDVQTEEQTIASYTKEAKLVAVGDVMMHMPQMPAYYDKATGKYNFNPYFTQVKPILEQGDFVWANLETPIAGADLRYSGFPMFNAPPELASALKYAGFNIVTTANNHAMDRKEIGIIRTLKRLKEQGFVTKGTAASEEESKQLTIMTKNDIKMGILAYTYGTNGITLPKDKPYLVAHLSPLRIKEDIRALREAGADVVVIALHFGIEYQREPNSTQQELARSLIQAGADIILGSHPHVIQPLEQVNVKESDGSLRKGYIIYSMGNFISNMKDEYTDYGVIFHADIQKTFPSGKIDIRQVDTQLTWTQKTGKGNARKYVILPVEKTIQEHRLQLSASTYQSLKKKQKELDHHLHSLAVPVLVQAAP; encoded by the coding sequence ATGTCTAATTTGAACAACCATGATAAGCGCAGGTCCAGACTTGCGCTTTTTTTCGTCTTGATCGCAGTGATATTGCTGCTCGTGAGCTGCCAAGTGCCATCGCAAGAGGTTCAGCCTAAACCGGATGCATCCCGCCAGGTAGATGCTCTTCCTGTGCCTCCGGCACCGACAACAGAAAAGACGGAGAGCTCAGAAGACACCGATGTACAGACCGAGGAGCAGACTATAGCCTCCTACACGAAGGAAGCCAAGCTAGTCGCCGTCGGCGATGTCATGATGCATATGCCACAAATGCCAGCGTATTATGACAAGGCGACGGGAAAATACAATTTCAACCCTTATTTCACGCAAGTGAAACCGATTCTGGAGCAAGGCGATTTCGTCTGGGCCAATCTAGAGACGCCCATTGCCGGTGCGGATTTACGCTACTCGGGCTTCCCGATGTTCAATGCACCGCCAGAGCTTGCATCCGCGCTCAAATATGCTGGATTTAACATTGTCACAACGGCTAATAATCACGCGATGGACCGAAAGGAAATAGGCATTATCCGTACCTTAAAACGGTTGAAAGAACAAGGATTCGTCACAAAAGGGACAGCAGCCTCCGAAGAAGAATCCAAGCAATTAACCATCATGACAAAAAATGATATCAAGATGGGTATTCTGGCTTACACGTACGGGACGAATGGCATTACGCTGCCGAAAGATAAACCTTATCTCGTAGCCCATCTCAGCCCGCTTCGCATCAAGGAAGATATTCGAGCCTTGCGGGAGGCTGGTGCCGATGTCGTCGTCATCGCGCTTCATTTCGGGATTGAATACCAACGGGAGCCGAACAGTACGCAGCAGGAGCTCGCTAGATCACTGATCCAAGCTGGTGCTGATATCATTCTGGGTTCGCATCCACATGTTATTCAGCCCCTTGAGCAAGTTAATGTTAAGGAATCAGATGGGTCTCTTCGCAAAGGATATATCATCTACTCGATGGGCAACTTCATCTCGAATATGAAGGATGAATATACAGACTACGGCGTCATCTTCCATGCCGACATTCAGAAGACCTTCCCTAGTGGTAAAATCGACATCCGACAAGTGGATACACAGCTAACCTGGACACAAAAAACCGGCAAAGGAAACGCACGTAAGTACGTCATTCTGCCGGTCGAGAAAACAATTCAAGAACATCGCTTACAATTATCCGCTTCAACGTATCAGTCACTGAAAAAGAAACAAAAGGAATTAGATCATCACCTTCATTCTCTTGCAGTACCCGTACTCGTCCAAGCAGCGCCTTAA
- a CDS encoding MarR family winged helix-turn-helix transcriptional regulator has product MHTSDFVKLWSKLSKDYQNHMEDHLAPTLTESQLEVLEVVAQHEQMKPSDLLPYLETTPAAITTLLDRMEKNELIARVRDSNDRRIVWIQITDRGLNEKSRGSHIRNEYISNVLNRISAHNQQLFIYLLGKISNNA; this is encoded by the coding sequence ATGCACACGTCGGACTTTGTAAAGCTTTGGTCTAAATTATCCAAAGACTATCAAAATCATATGGAGGATCATCTTGCGCCTACACTGACGGAATCTCAACTTGAAGTGTTGGAAGTCGTTGCGCAGCATGAGCAGATGAAACCATCCGATCTATTGCCTTACTTAGAAACCACACCAGCTGCGATTACGACTTTGCTCGATCGAATGGAGAAGAATGAGCTTATTGCGCGCGTACGGGATTCGAATGACCGTCGTATCGTCTGGATTCAGATAACAGATCGCGGCTTGAACGAGAAGAGCCGAGGCTCGCATATTCGCAACGAATACATCAGTAACGTCTTGAATCGGATCTCGGCTCATAATCAGCAATTATTTATATACTTATTAGGCAAAATATCGAACAACGCTTAA
- the gyrA gene encoding DNA gyrase subunit A, with product MSLSEQFLPAFLEEVVGDRFGRYSKYIIQDRAIPDVRDGLKPVQRRILYAMYDSGNTPDKPYRKSAKTVGDVMGNYHPHGDSSIYDGMVRMAQPWKMAHMLVDGHGNWGSIDDDPPAAMRYTEARLSPIAIELLRDIEKRTVQFKDNFDNTTKEPVVLPARYPNLLVNGVSGISAGFATEIPSHNLREVIDACIALMEKEDLTVEDLMQIVKGPDFPTGGIIMGEEGIRDAYHTGKGRIYIRSKTEIEDLRGGRQQIVITEIPYQVVKVRLVTAIENIRLEKKVEGITEVRDESGRDGLRIVIELKKDADAQGILAYLLKKTDLQVTYNFNMVAIVNKTPMQLGIRSILSAYIDHQKEVVTHRTQYELEKAEDRAHVLEGLVKALNILDEVIATIKASKNRQDAQNNLVAKFDFTERQADAILTLQLYRLTNLEITSLEKEHKDLMKKIAYLRSILDSNKKLIGVIKNELLEIREKYGIDRRSIIQGEVEEIKVNLEVMVTPEDVLVTLSNEGYLKRTSMLSFTRSGGELESSGVKEGDYVKYLMEVNTIDSMLLFTDKGQYFSLPIHQIPEFKWKDNGTAIVNVIPIAKEDRIVNMIPVKNFEEAGQSLVFVTKKGQVKRTELKEYMTNRSNAIAACKVSDHDEVISVSLSDGTKELLLVTKEGMSIRFKESEVNSMGRVSGGVRGIQLKDTDEVVSALWVDSDEGEVIVVSDLGYGKRSLLADYPVQGRGGKGIITFEFKEGKRVRPNGSEIVRAFYCRESYVLTVATSDHKLHTFSTEQPPIDERKSVGKSLVPLEKKETVVDIWRV from the coding sequence ATGAGTTTATCGGAACAGTTTTTACCTGCATTTTTAGAAGAAGTTGTCGGTGATCGATTCGGCCGATATTCCAAATATATTATCCAAGATCGGGCGATTCCCGATGTGCGTGATGGGCTGAAGCCTGTACAACGCCGTATTCTGTATGCGATGTATGATTCCGGCAACACGCCGGACAAGCCTTATCGCAAATCCGCGAAGACCGTCGGGGATGTCATGGGTAACTATCATCCTCACGGAGACTCTTCGATTTATGATGGTATGGTGCGTATGGCTCAGCCATGGAAAATGGCACATATGCTCGTGGATGGACATGGGAACTGGGGATCGATCGACGATGATCCACCGGCGGCTATGCGTTATACCGAAGCCAGATTATCGCCAATCGCGATTGAATTGCTTCGTGACATTGAGAAACGTACGGTTCAATTCAAGGATAATTTCGATAATACAACCAAGGAGCCTGTTGTCCTACCGGCCCGCTATCCGAATTTGCTCGTTAATGGGGTTAGCGGGATTTCGGCGGGTTTCGCAACGGAGATTCCATCCCATAACCTACGAGAAGTCATCGATGCTTGTATCGCGTTGATGGAGAAAGAAGACTTGACTGTTGAAGATCTGATGCAGATCGTAAAAGGTCCCGACTTCCCAACCGGCGGGATTATTATGGGCGAGGAAGGCATCCGTGACGCCTATCATACTGGAAAAGGCCGGATCTATATTCGCTCCAAGACTGAAATTGAAGATCTGCGTGGTGGCCGCCAACAGATCGTTATTACGGAAATTCCATATCAGGTTGTGAAGGTTCGCCTCGTCACAGCGATTGAGAACATTCGTCTCGAGAAAAAGGTTGAAGGGATTACCGAGGTTCGAGATGAAAGTGGACGTGATGGCCTTCGTATTGTGATCGAGCTGAAGAAGGATGCGGACGCGCAAGGGATTCTTGCTTATTTACTGAAGAAGACTGACTTGCAGGTTACCTACAACTTCAATATGGTTGCAATCGTGAACAAGACGCCGATGCAGCTTGGTATTCGTTCGATTCTGAGCGCATACATCGATCACCAAAAAGAAGTTGTAACGCATCGGACACAGTATGAGCTGGAGAAAGCTGAAGACCGCGCACATGTGCTCGAAGGTCTAGTGAAAGCTCTCAACATTCTGGATGAGGTCATCGCGACGATCAAAGCATCGAAGAATCGTCAAGATGCGCAGAACAACTTGGTTGCCAAGTTTGATTTCACGGAACGTCAAGCAGACGCAATCCTAACGTTGCAGCTCTATCGTCTGACGAATTTAGAGATTACTTCGCTGGAGAAAGAGCATAAAGACCTGATGAAGAAGATCGCTTATCTGCGTTCGATCTTAGACAGCAACAAGAAGCTGATCGGTGTCATCAAGAACGAATTGTTAGAAATTCGCGAGAAGTACGGCATTGACCGCCGTTCCATCATTCAGGGTGAAGTGGAAGAGATCAAGGTGAACCTCGAAGTCATGGTGACACCGGAAGATGTACTTGTCACCTTGTCGAATGAAGGGTACTTGAAGCGGACAAGCATGCTCTCCTTCACCCGTTCTGGCGGCGAGCTTGAGAGCTCAGGGGTCAAAGAAGGCGATTACGTCAAATATCTGATGGAAGTGAATACGATCGATTCGATGCTGCTGTTCACGGATAAGGGGCAATACTTCTCCTTGCCGATCCATCAGATTCCGGAGTTCAAGTGGAAGGATAACGGGACAGCCATTGTTAACGTGATTCCGATTGCCAAGGAAGATCGGATCGTGAATATGATTCCTGTGAAGAACTTCGAAGAAGCAGGGCAATCGCTTGTCTTCGTGACTAAGAAGGGACAAGTGAAGCGGACCGAGTTGAAGGAGTATATGACGAATCGTTCGAATGCGATCGCGGCGTGCAAAGTCAGCGATCATGATGAAGTGATCTCGGTCTCCTTAAGCGATGGAACGAAGGAGCTGCTGCTCGTTACGAAGGAAGGCATGAGCATTCGATTCAAGGAATCCGAAGTGAACAGCATGGGCCGTGTATCCGGCGGTGTGCGAGGCATTCAGTTGAAAGATACGGATGAGGTCGTCTCCGCGTTATGGGTCGATAGTGATGAAGGTGAAGTGATTGTTGTCTCCGATCTAGGGTATGGTAAACGTTCCTTGCTCGCGGATTATCCTGTACAGGGCCGCGGCGGTAAAGGAATTATTACGTTTGAATTCAAGGAAGGCAAGCGCGTCCGTCCGAACGGAAGCGAGATTGTACGTGCTTTCTATTGCCGAGAATCCTATGTACTCACAGTTGCAACGAGTGATCATAAACTGCATACCTTCTCAACCGAACAGCCACCGATTGATGAACGGAAGTCCGTTGGGAAATCGTTGGTGCCGCTCGAGAAGAAAGAGACCGTCGTGGACATCTGGCGCGTCTAA
- the parE gene encoding DNA topoisomerase IV subunit B produces the protein MVEQIDLFGNETAQGGNSVSGYDADDIQVLEGLVAVRKRPGMYIGSTSTSGLHHLVWEIVDNAVDEHLAKYCTKIDVTLHKDNSITVFDNGRGIPTGMHKTGIPTPQVVFTILHAGGKFGGSGYKKSGGLHGVGASVTNALSEWLEVEIYREAKIHRQRFEYWVDADGKEHVGEPRTGLEVIGNTNRTGTKVTFKPDVRVFHGGIQFNYDTLAERLQEIAFLNSGLKVTIKDERNDKQDVFYYEGGASQFVQYLNEDKSVLHDVIHFTAEKEEIEVEVALQYNDGYTETIASFVNSIPTRGGGTHETGFKTAYTRAMNEYARKNNFLKEKEKNLDGNDLREGMMAVINIKMSEVEFVGQTKDQLGSVSARSAVDAVVSDKMALFLEENPQVAQTLIKKAVQASKAREAARKAREDVRNGKKRSESSNLNGKLTPAQSKDYSRTELFIVEGDSAGGSAKQGRDSKIQAILPLKGKPMNPEKAKLADILKNDEYRAIISAIGAGVGPEFESEESNYSKVIIMTDADTDGAHIQVLLLTFFYRYMKPLITSGRVYIAQPPLYKITRKSGKLETVRYAWTDEQLANYLKEFGKNYELQRYKGLGEMNPDQLWETTMNPESRTLLQVQIEDAAKAERRVSTLMGDKVDPRKRWIVENVDFTEFEE, from the coding sequence ATGGTCGAGCAGATCGATTTGTTTGGCAACGAAACAGCACAGGGCGGAAATTCCGTGTCTGGCTACGATGCTGACGACATTCAAGTGCTCGAAGGGCTGGTTGCCGTACGGAAAAGACCAGGTATGTATATCGGCAGCACCAGCACATCGGGATTACATCATTTGGTGTGGGAAATCGTCGACAACGCGGTCGACGAACACTTAGCGAAATATTGTACGAAAATTGACGTCACATTACATAAAGACAACTCGATTACCGTCTTTGATAATGGTCGTGGAATTCCAACAGGAATGCATAAGACCGGGATACCAACCCCGCAGGTCGTCTTTACGATCCTGCATGCGGGCGGTAAATTTGGTGGCTCTGGTTATAAGAAATCTGGCGGATTACACGGTGTTGGGGCCTCGGTAACGAATGCGTTATCGGAATGGCTCGAAGTCGAAATTTACCGGGAAGCGAAAATCCATCGCCAACGGTTCGAATATTGGGTCGATGCGGATGGGAAAGAACATGTCGGTGAGCCGCGAACAGGTCTTGAGGTCATTGGCAATACGAATCGTACGGGGACGAAAGTTACGTTCAAACCAGATGTACGCGTGTTTCATGGCGGAATACAGTTTAACTACGATACATTAGCCGAGCGATTGCAAGAAATTGCATTTCTCAATTCAGGTCTGAAAGTAACGATCAAGGACGAACGAAATGATAAGCAAGACGTGTTCTATTATGAGGGCGGCGCAAGTCAATTCGTTCAATACTTGAATGAAGATAAATCGGTATTGCACGATGTGATTCACTTTACGGCGGAGAAAGAAGAGATCGAGGTTGAAGTCGCGCTTCAATACAATGATGGCTACACGGAGACAATTGCTTCTTTCGTGAACTCGATCCCAACGCGCGGTGGAGGTACGCATGAGACCGGGTTTAAGACGGCCTATACGCGTGCAATGAATGAGTATGCCCGGAAGAATAACTTCCTGAAGGAAAAAGAGAAAAATCTCGACGGGAATGACCTTCGCGAAGGTATGATGGCGGTCATTAATATTAAAATGTCCGAAGTGGAATTTGTCGGTCAGACGAAAGACCAGTTAGGCAGCGTATCTGCACGTAGTGCGGTCGATGCCGTCGTGTCGGATAAAATGGCCTTATTCTTGGAGGAGAACCCTCAGGTCGCACAGACACTGATTAAGAAGGCTGTTCAAGCTTCGAAAGCTCGTGAAGCTGCACGCAAAGCGCGTGAGGATGTTCGTAATGGCAAAAAACGCAGCGAGAGCTCCAACTTGAACGGGAAGCTGACGCCTGCGCAATCCAAAGATTATTCACGAACAGAGCTCTTCATCGTCGAAGGGGACTCTGCGGGCGGTTCGGCCAAGCAGGGCCGTGACTCGAAGATCCAAGCGATTCTCCCGCTTAAAGGCAAACCGATGAATCCGGAGAAAGCGAAACTTGCAGATATTCTGAAAAATGACGAGTACCGGGCCATTATCAGCGCGATTGGCGCTGGCGTGGGACCTGAGTTCGAGAGCGAAGAGAGCAATTACTCCAAAGTCATTATTATGACGGATGCGGACACGGACGGTGCGCATATTCAGGTGTTGCTATTAACCTTCTTCTATCGCTATATGAAACCATTGATTACTTCAGGCCGCGTCTATATCGCTCAGCCGCCGCTTTACAAGATCACACGGAAATCCGGGAAGCTGGAGACCGTGCGATATGCGTGGACGGATGAGCAGCTTGCCAATTATCTGAAGGAATTCGGCAAAAATTACGAATTACAGCGGTATAAAGGACTTGGAGAGATGAATCCCGATCAGTTGTGGGAGACGACGATGAATCCTGAGTCGCGTACCCTCCTGCAAGTTCAGATCGAGGATGCTGCGAAGGCAGAACGCCGCGTATCGACACTCATGGGTGACAAGGTCGATCCACGGAAGCGTTGGATTGTTGAGAACGTTGATTTTACTGAGTTTGAAGAGTAG
- a CDS encoding ABC transporter permease, whose product MNRMLPLVQNETIKMIKKKRFLVIILILLVLIPVFTYAQMKVAENNREKFKDWRHTLQQQITDNQNSLASDRVPEEWKKYRRIMVQQWQYYLDHDVDPSSPNGVTFVRSFMENSSSLFIPLLVMAVASDLVSSERTSGTIKMLLTRPVRRWRILLSKLLTLTIFVGLIILTTFVLSYLISGSVFGYNGWNQPVFTGFQITGVEVDSSGVHPVPQWLYLIMQCGLIWFSSMVVAILAFMISVLVRSTAASIVTMMAAIIAGSILTNMASSWPSAKFLFMVNLQLTTYLAGSPPPIEGMTLLFSLTVLSLWALAALFVSFRVFTKQDILN is encoded by the coding sequence TTGAATAGAATGCTGCCTCTTGTTCAGAACGAGACGATCAAGATGATAAAGAAGAAACGATTTCTGGTTATTATCCTGATTTTACTTGTGCTTATTCCGGTATTCACCTATGCTCAGATGAAAGTTGCCGAGAATAATCGGGAGAAATTTAAAGATTGGCGTCATACGCTGCAGCAGCAGATTACAGATAATCAGAATTCACTTGCCAGTGACCGTGTGCCGGAGGAATGGAAAAAATACAGACGGATCATGGTTCAGCAGTGGCAATATTATCTCGATCATGATGTGGATCCGAGCTCACCGAATGGGGTTACTTTTGTTCGTTCATTCATGGAGAATTCCTCATCTTTATTTATCCCTTTGCTGGTGATGGCTGTCGCTTCTGATCTTGTTTCCTCAGAACGAACGTCGGGTACCATTAAGATGCTGCTCACCAGACCTGTCCGCAGGTGGAGAATTTTGCTTAGTAAATTATTGACGTTGACGATCTTCGTCGGATTGATTATATTGACAACATTCGTGCTTAGTTATTTGATCTCCGGCAGCGTATTTGGATATAATGGCTGGAATCAGCCCGTATTTACAGGATTTCAGATCACCGGTGTCGAAGTGGATAGCTCAGGAGTGCATCCCGTGCCGCAATGGCTGTATCTAATCATGCAATGCGGATTGATTTGGTTCTCCAGTATGGTCGTGGCGATTTTGGCATTTATGATTTCGGTGCTTGTGCGCAGTACCGCAGCGAGCATTGTGACCATGATGGCTGCGATTATTGCGGGCAGCATTCTGACGAATATGGCTTCGTCTTGGCCGAGCGCGAAATTTTTGTTTATGGTGAACCTACAATTAACAACGTATTTGGCGGGTTCGCCGCCTCCGATTGAAGGAATGACATTGCTGTTTTCCTTGACGGTTCTTAGCTTATGGGCACTGGCAGCGCTCTTTGTGAGCTTCCGTGTCTTTACGAAACAGGATATATTGAATTAA
- a CDS encoding ABC transporter ATP-binding protein: MQKDEKTVVLHVDQVKKRIGKKWIIHGVSFDVRAGEIFGFLGPNGSGKTTTIRMLVDLIKPTEGRIELCGFNVNRDPEQALQYVGCIVENPEVYTYLTGWENLEHFARMQPGIDQTRIQEVVDIVRLEGRIHDKVKTYSLGMRQRLGIAQALLGRPKLLILDEPTNGLDPKGIKELRAFIRELADHGMAVFVSSHLLSEIQLMCDRVAIINQGRVLAVGEVDELIEEGSNYVVWHLEPAQMGRDLLQAQPGVELVHVADIQLDEAMLAGMDNDVLVTQMDADRISYVVKDLVESGVLVHSVQKMNPTLEQLFLRMTEGEFIE, from the coding sequence GTGCAAAAGGATGAGAAGACCGTCGTATTGCATGTTGATCAAGTGAAGAAGCGAATCGGGAAGAAATGGATCATTCATGGCGTTTCCTTTGATGTGCGAGCAGGGGAGATCTTCGGATTCCTTGGACCGAACGGGTCGGGGAAGACAACGACGATTCGAATGTTGGTGGATTTGATCAAGCCGACAGAAGGTCGAATAGAACTGTGCGGTTTTAATGTGAATCGTGATCCGGAGCAGGCCCTCCAATATGTTGGATGTATCGTTGAGAATCCAGAGGTCTATACCTATTTGACTGGTTGGGAGAATCTCGAGCATTTCGCGCGAATGCAGCCTGGCATTGACCAGACACGTATTCAAGAAGTCGTAGATATTGTACGTCTCGAAGGCCGAATTCACGATAAAGTGAAGACGTATTCGCTTGGGATGCGTCAGCGTCTTGGCATTGCGCAGGCATTGCTCGGCAGGCCTAAGCTCCTCATCCTGGATGAGCCAACGAATGGTCTGGATCCGAAGGGGATTAAGGAGCTTCGGGCGTTTATCCGCGAGCTGGCAGATCATGGGATGGCTGTGTTCGTCTCAAGCCATTTGCTGTCAGAAATCCAATTGATGTGTGATCGAGTTGCGATCATTAATCAAGGTCGGGTCCTCGCGGTCGGTGAGGTTGATGAACTTATCGAAGAAGGAAGCAATTATGTGGTGTGGCATCTTGAGCCAGCGCAGATGGGGCGAGACTTGCTCCAGGCGCAGCCAGGGGTCGAGCTTGTTCATGTAGCAGATATTCAGCTGGATGAAGCCATGCTCGCCGGGATGGATAACGATGTATTGGTAACCCAAATGGATGCAGACCGCATTTCCTACGTGGTGAAGGATCTCGTTGAATCGGGGGTTCTGGTCCATTCCGTACAGAAGATGAATCCAACGCTTGAACAATTATTCTTGCGAATGACGGAAGGTGAATTCATTGAATAG
- a CDS encoding GDSL-type esterase/lipase family protein, whose product MNSNRLWRLTAITGVVSTLLLMAGFGYGVNDILNPKGVTLTDESAQKPQVPTTSDLSQKSTIQVTSIGDSLTRGTGDSTGNGYVRNVIKMLGDKWNKPVKLLNNLGINGLRADELVHKLQEKGFKNAIMESDLILLTIGGNDLFSSAVDGDFSSESFELDKMLEKVDESGKDLKSILLQISELNPNARIVYVGLYNPLADMKDMRQIGNTVVQRWNNLAYATINKHPNMTLVPTADLFQSTLSQVISSDHFHPNALGYEQIATRIVQGIAP is encoded by the coding sequence ATGAATTCGAATCGGCTTTGGCGGTTGACGGCCATTACCGGTGTTGTATCAACATTGCTATTAATGGCTGGATTTGGTTATGGCGTAAATGATATCCTGAATCCGAAGGGCGTGACCCTGACGGATGAATCGGCTCAGAAGCCGCAAGTACCAACAACTTCAGATTTATCTCAGAAATCCACGATACAAGTCACTTCCATCGGAGATTCCTTAACGCGAGGTACGGGGGATTCAACGGGGAATGGCTATGTTCGTAATGTCATTAAGATGCTTGGAGATAAGTGGAATAAGCCTGTCAAATTACTTAATAATCTAGGAATCAACGGACTGCGTGCAGATGAACTTGTACATAAATTGCAAGAGAAAGGGTTCAAGAATGCCATCATGGAGTCGGACCTCATTTTGCTAACGATCGGTGGCAATGATCTATTTAGTAGTGCAGTCGATGGTGATTTCTCCTCGGAGTCGTTCGAACTTGACAAGATGCTCGAGAAGGTCGATGAGAGCGGGAAGGATTTAAAGTCCATTCTACTGCAGATATCAGAGCTGAATCCGAATGCCAGAATCGTCTATGTTGGATTATACAATCCATTAGCCGATATGAAAGATATGCGCCAAATTGGGAACACCGTTGTACAGCGATGGAACAATCTCGCCTATGCGACGATCAACAAACACCCGAATATGACGCTTGTTCCGACTGCGGATCTATTCCAGAGCACGCTTTCCCAGGTGATTTCGTCGGATCACTTCCATCCGAATGCGCTCGGTTATGAACAAATTGCTACACGAATCGTACAAGGCATTGCGCCGTAA
- the purT gene encoding formate-dependent phosphoribosylglycinamide formyltransferase, which produces MLSSPYSKSATRMLLLGSGELGKEVIIEAQRLGVETIAVDRYAHAPAMHVAHRSYVVNMLDGEEIRRIIEAEKPDFIVPEIEAIATATLVELEQEGYRVIPTANATRLTMDREGIRRLAAETLQLPTAKYEFADSLAELQVAVAKIGTPCVIKPLMSSSGKGQSVCRTPEDVEACWNLAMEGGRAKKTRVIIEEFIPFDSEITLLTVRSVSGTTYCQPIGHIQKDGDYVESWQPHAMTPEMIAEAQQAAKTITDALGGYGLYGVELFVTPNGIVFSEVSPRPHDTGLVTLVTQDLSEFALHVRAILGFPIPSIRLLTPGASATVKADRESDAFSLHGVEEALSGVNTQVRLFGKPETKVGRRMAVALSSAEDVETARAEAKAAAGKIVVKYD; this is translated from the coding sequence ATGCTATCATCGCCTTATTCGAAATCCGCTACAAGAATGTTATTGCTCGGCTCAGGAGAGCTTGGCAAGGAAGTAATTATTGAAGCACAGCGCCTCGGTGTAGAGACGATTGCAGTTGATCGTTATGCGCATGCACCTGCCATGCATGTGGCGCATCGCAGTTATGTCGTCAATATGCTGGATGGTGAAGAAATTCGACGCATCATCGAAGCGGAGAAGCCGGATTTTATCGTTCCGGAGATCGAGGCGATCGCGACGGCTACGCTTGTAGAGCTAGAGCAAGAGGGATATCGTGTTATCCCTACAGCAAATGCAACGCGACTTACGATGGATCGGGAAGGCATTCGTCGCTTGGCGGCGGAAACCTTACAATTACCAACGGCGAAGTATGAGTTCGCTGACAGTCTAGCTGAGCTGCAAGTAGCGGTAGCGAAGATTGGCACGCCTTGTGTCATTAAACCGTTAATGAGCTCCTCGGGTAAAGGGCAGAGTGTCTGCAGAACACCGGAAGATGTGGAAGCTTGCTGGAATCTTGCTATGGAAGGCGGTCGTGCGAAGAAGACGCGTGTGATCATTGAAGAATTTATTCCTTTTGACTCGGAGATCACGTTATTGACGGTTCGTTCCGTATCGGGCACGACGTATTGCCAGCCAATCGGACATATTCAGAAGGATGGCGATTATGTTGAGTCGTGGCAGCCGCATGCGATGACACCCGAGATGATCGCTGAAGCTCAGCAGGCTGCCAAGACGATTACGGATGCGCTTGGCGGGTACGGGTTATATGGCGTTGAATTGTTCGTCACACCAAATGGCATCGTATTTAGCGAGGTCTCCCCGCGTCCGCATGATACGGGGCTTGTCACGCTTGTGACGCAAGATCTGTCTGAGTTCGCACTGCATGTCCGCGCGATTCTTGGGTTCCCGATTCCTTCCATTCGCCTTCTGACGCCAGGGGCATCGGCCACGGTCAAGGCTGATCGTGAGTCGGATGCTTTTTCATTGCATGGGGTTGAGGAGGCGTTATCAGGCGTGAACACCCAAGTTCGGCTTTTTGGCAAGCCGGAGACGAAGGTTGGTCGGCGTATGGCCGTTGCACTAAGCTCAGCCGAGGATGTTGAGACGGCAAGAGCTGAGGCGAAGGCGGCAGCAGGAAAAATCGTTGTGAAGTATGATTAA